The Sorangiineae bacterium MSr11367 genome window below encodes:
- a CDS encoding VCBS repeat-containing protein, producing MAKVVPALLASAMTLSCAGAKPPVKPRRPVVLTSAEPFHSIYLRQPSYETAMDGSFATGITYADINGDGMPDVVAANGNDMAPQPLMVYTNHCSPKQTSCFAPYPEWYSSDFDYQANVAVGDIDHDGWLDVAVCVPLDKSRRSQGGSVKIYMNRKGHLEGFPSQRIAEGYGTFACTLADVNADGLLDLVVAAFNSPPSSPVPAVVRGSLRSAPQGIRESARIYLNEGGRFHTASDWKSDNGMFAFSTVAADLDQDGWMDVAMGTERVFTYRGGAPTGKGVPIAPAPAWKSEPTRGLALSIDAGAMGRDPALTLAVSRGCIPGDSNCTSDFALFRPSTGPSPVWKSAPNQLAAMLLLADLNDDHLLDLVGGQWGDHVQGGPLWFFQGLPEGTFSSEPDFRTDGSGSAVAEALMVADTRCRAISERNVTLRTKGRGAVVTLPDRRVASIVSVVVAGRNLPPHEWAFAVGQNWISLARPYEPNTELRVTYRASPVQDLIVATWSPQRGNLLFDSFLPAQAKQQK from the coding sequence ATGGCTAAGGTCGTCCCAGCGCTCCTGGCCAGTGCCATGACGTTGAGTTGCGCCGGTGCAAAGCCTCCGGTGAAGCCTCGCCGTCCCGTCGTGCTGACCAGCGCCGAGCCCTTTCACTCGATCTACCTGCGCCAGCCTTCGTACGAGACCGCGATGGATGGCTCGTTCGCCACGGGCATCACGTATGCCGACATCAACGGCGACGGAATGCCCGATGTCGTGGCGGCCAATGGCAACGATATGGCTCCGCAGCCGCTCATGGTCTACACGAACCATTGTTCGCCGAAGCAAACCTCGTGCTTTGCGCCCTACCCCGAGTGGTACTCGAGCGATTTCGATTACCAGGCCAACGTTGCCGTCGGCGACATCGACCACGATGGCTGGCTCGATGTGGCGGTCTGCGTGCCCTTGGACAAGTCGCGGCGCAGCCAGGGTGGCAGCGTCAAAATCTACATGAACCGCAAGGGCCATCTCGAGGGCTTCCCGTCCCAGCGCATTGCCGAGGGCTATGGCACCTTCGCGTGCACCTTGGCCGACGTGAATGCCGACGGACTGCTCGATCTCGTCGTGGCGGCGTTCAACTCGCCGCCGTCCTCGCCGGTGCCGGCGGTGGTTCGCGGCAGCCTGCGCAGCGCGCCGCAGGGAATCCGCGAGTCCGCGCGCATTTACCTCAACGAGGGGGGCCGCTTTCACACGGCGAGCGATTGGAAGAGCGACAATGGCATGTTCGCCTTCAGCACCGTGGCCGCCGATCTCGATCAGGACGGCTGGATGGACGTGGCCATGGGCACCGAGCGCGTGTTCACGTACCGCGGCGGAGCACCCACGGGTAAAGGCGTACCCATCGCGCCGGCGCCTGCGTGGAAGTCCGAGCCGACGCGCGGCCTCGCGCTGTCCATCGACGCGGGGGCGATGGGCCGTGATCCCGCGCTGACCCTTGCCGTGTCGCGCGGCTGCATTCCCGGCGATTCGAATTGCACGAGTGACTTCGCGCTCTTTCGCCCGAGCACCGGGCCTTCGCCCGTCTGGAAATCCGCCCCGAACCAGCTCGCCGCCATGCTCTTGCTGGCCGATCTCAACGACGATCACCTGCTCGATCTCGTCGGAGGCCAATGGGGCGATCACGTTCAGGGCGGACCCCTGTGGTTCTTTCAAGGGTTGCCCGAAGGCACCTTTTCATCCGAGCCCGACTTTCGCACCGATGGCTCGGGAAGTGCAGTGGCCGAGGCGCTCATGGTCGCCGACACCCGATGCCGTGCCATATCGGAACGCAACGTCACGTTGCGGACCAAAGGACGCGGTGCCGTCGTCACATTGCCCGATCGGCGTGTCGCGTCCATCGTGTCGGTCGTCGTGGCCGGTCGAAATCTTCCACCCCACGAATGGGCCTTCGCCGTCGGCCAGAACTGGATTTCACTCGCACGGCCCTATGAACCCAACACCGAACTACGGGTCACCTACCGCGCATCCCCGGTCCAGGATTTGATCGTGGCCACTTGGAGTCCACAGCGCGGAAATCTTCTTTTCGACAGCTTCCTGCCTGCGCAAGCGAAACAGCAGAAATAG
- a CDS encoding AAA family ATPase: protein MADMHADTELEVRGPVARQGVIAERLGPYRIVRCVGSGGMGVVYEAIDEERGARVALKTLPAAEPGTLFRFKKEYRSLADLTHFNLATLYELMAIDDTWFFTMELVDGQHFLEYVWGGPTIPPGPGLPLDAEARLRAALRQLTVGVEFLHGASLLHLDLKPANALVDASGRVVILDFGLVKSLERGGGDDDAGEIAGTPVYVSPEQVLGARPTAASDWYAVGTILFEALTGTTPFEGTALAVTMARTTGPAPDPGSRRDDLPSDLVGLCNQLLERDPARRAGGKDILEVCEDAPYSVRARATTLTHERAMAEWPLIGREGELETLRDWCTDGAAACLFVKGGSGVGKTALVRELLTRIETEESQSIVLRGRCYERESVPYKGFDALVDALCRKISAMPHGEQRGLLDEDIHHTARIFSVLEDLEVLASVPAPANMHLEPLALRQRAFAGLKRLFFRLCARRKVVLFVDDLHWADADSAHLLCELLGAPDAPALVVLAAHRHDEEDYSPFLRDLRARRRAGTLPFRERTMEVRPLPHDDAIRLARTCIGADGSEERAADVAREATGIPFFIDLLARDGGLGVDVAAPSLERVLDARLQRMPEDARRMLQVVAVAARPIEQALAFTAARISGDSQAILAQLRSARMLRTRGSRGSDIVEVYHDRIRQNVAASMPKPELTAMHERLATTLEAARRAPADVLAYHLREAGQLRRAAEYAERAAHQAATALAFERAAELYANAWSWGDFMTDHARDLQIRRALALFNAGRCGEAATVYQAAADDAPAPERRRLRSLAAEAFLFGGHVDEGMAVARGLLHESKLPYPSTPSRAMLSLVSQLGYLRFRGIEFPQRGESDLTHEELFSVDLCWSLGKGLGNVLPLEGTYFLVRSLVSALQLGEPRRIGRGLALVGGTVLAPWAIGATYIQRAEALGRETKDPYLEGFPQIMRALGHISQTGRWKTALELVDQGVATLRETSTGVSWEAALGLGISFKALEAMGDLEEISRRAAQGSRESEERGDLFAQIIAGQFGVLSLIARGDIETARKQDQRLLLRWSRGGYTPQHWYSLFLRVYCDLYEGQLGSAWELFQRDLPQMERAYLLKMPIARAPTLYLWALLQVARARTRRARRERDELLKEAEQLARRLSREQRLDGPVHGKVIEAAVAAARGHLSDARNLLEQCRDEYRSIDMVVMSACAERRLGELFANEERRRAADAEIRRHGIAQPENWTDAMLPPFT from the coding sequence CTCGAAGTGCGGGGGCCGGTCGCCCGGCAAGGTGTCATCGCGGAACGGCTGGGGCCTTATCGCATCGTGCGGTGCGTGGGCTCGGGCGGGATGGGGGTGGTGTACGAGGCCATCGATGAAGAGCGCGGCGCGCGGGTTGCTTTGAAGACGCTCCCCGCAGCGGAGCCGGGAACCCTCTTCCGCTTCAAAAAGGAGTATCGAAGCCTCGCCGACCTCACCCATTTCAACTTGGCCACGCTCTACGAGCTCATGGCCATCGACGATACGTGGTTCTTCACCATGGAGCTCGTCGATGGGCAGCACTTCCTCGAGTACGTCTGGGGCGGGCCCACCATCCCACCCGGGCCGGGGCTGCCGCTCGATGCCGAGGCGCGCCTTCGGGCGGCGCTGCGGCAGCTCACCGTGGGCGTCGAGTTTCTCCATGGTGCATCGCTGTTGCATCTCGATTTGAAGCCGGCCAATGCGCTCGTGGACGCCTCGGGGCGCGTCGTGATCCTCGACTTCGGCCTCGTGAAGTCTCTCGAACGCGGCGGTGGGGACGACGATGCGGGGGAGATCGCGGGCACGCCCGTCTACGTGTCGCCGGAGCAGGTGCTCGGCGCGCGGCCGACGGCGGCGAGCGACTGGTACGCCGTGGGAACCATTTTGTTCGAAGCGCTCACCGGCACCACGCCCTTCGAGGGCACGGCGCTCGCCGTGACCATGGCGCGCACCACCGGCCCAGCCCCCGATCCGGGGTCGCGCCGGGACGATCTTCCGTCCGATTTGGTGGGGTTGTGCAACCAGCTCCTGGAGCGCGATCCCGCGCGTCGGGCTGGAGGAAAGGACATCCTCGAGGTGTGCGAGGATGCGCCCTACTCGGTGCGCGCGAGGGCCACGACGCTCACGCACGAACGGGCGATGGCCGAGTGGCCACTCATCGGGCGCGAGGGCGAGCTCGAAACGCTGCGTGACTGGTGCACCGACGGAGCGGCGGCTTGCCTCTTCGTCAAAGGCGGTTCCGGCGTCGGAAAAACGGCGCTGGTGCGCGAGCTCCTCACGCGGATCGAGACGGAGGAGTCCCAGAGCATCGTGCTGCGCGGGCGCTGCTACGAGCGCGAGTCGGTGCCCTACAAAGGCTTCGACGCCTTGGTGGACGCGCTCTGCCGCAAGATCTCGGCGATGCCGCATGGCGAGCAACGAGGCTTGCTCGACGAGGACATCCATCACACGGCGCGCATTTTCTCGGTGCTGGAAGACCTCGAGGTCCTCGCGTCCGTCCCGGCGCCGGCCAACATGCACCTCGAGCCCTTGGCCTTGCGGCAGCGCGCCTTCGCAGGCTTGAAGCGGCTCTTCTTTCGGCTGTGCGCGCGCCGCAAGGTGGTGCTCTTCGTCGACGATTTGCATTGGGCCGACGCCGACAGTGCGCATCTTTTGTGCGAGCTCCTGGGCGCACCCGACGCACCCGCCTTGGTGGTGCTCGCCGCACACCGCCATGACGAGGAGGACTACAGCCCCTTCTTGCGCGACCTCCGTGCCCGGCGTCGCGCGGGAACGCTGCCCTTTCGCGAACGCACCATGGAGGTGCGTCCCCTTCCCCACGACGACGCCATCCGCCTCGCACGCACGTGCATCGGAGCCGACGGCAGCGAGGAACGCGCCGCCGACGTCGCACGCGAGGCCACGGGCATCCCGTTCTTCATCGATTTGCTCGCGCGCGATGGCGGTCTGGGCGTCGATGTGGCGGCGCCATCGCTCGAGCGCGTCCTCGATGCGCGCCTGCAGCGGATGCCCGAGGATGCGCGGCGCATGCTGCAAGTGGTGGCCGTCGCTGCCCGGCCCATCGAGCAGGCGCTCGCCTTCACCGCCGCGCGCATCAGCGGCGATTCACAGGCCATTCTCGCGCAGCTTCGCTCGGCGCGGATGCTTCGAACGCGCGGCTCGCGCGGAAGCGACATCGTCGAGGTCTACCACGATCGCATCCGGCAAAATGTGGCCGCATCGATGCCCAAGCCCGAGCTGACGGCGATGCACGAACGGCTCGCGACGACCCTCGAGGCTGCGCGGCGAGCCCCAGCCGACGTGTTGGCCTACCACTTGCGAGAGGCTGGTCAGCTACGTCGTGCCGCCGAGTACGCCGAGCGCGCCGCGCACCAAGCCGCGACCGCGCTCGCCTTCGAACGCGCGGCGGAGCTCTACGCAAACGCATGGAGCTGGGGCGATTTCATGACAGACCACGCTCGGGATCTGCAAATACGAAGAGCCCTGGCTTTGTTCAACGCCGGGCGATGCGGTGAGGCGGCCACCGTTTACCAGGCCGCCGCCGATGATGCTCCGGCCCCCGAACGACGCCGGTTACGCAGCCTCGCCGCGGAAGCGTTTCTCTTCGGCGGGCACGTCGACGAAGGCATGGCCGTTGCGCGCGGGCTTCTTCACGAGAGCAAGCTGCCGTATCCGAGCACGCCCTCGCGGGCGATGCTTTCGCTGGTGTCCCAACTCGGGTACCTGCGGTTTCGCGGCATCGAGTTCCCCCAGCGCGGGGAGAGCGATCTCACGCACGAGGAGCTCTTCTCCGTGGACCTATGCTGGTCGTTGGGCAAAGGCCTGGGCAACGTGCTTCCGCTCGAGGGGACGTATTTCCTCGTGCGAAGCCTCGTCTCGGCGCTGCAACTCGGCGAACCACGGCGCATCGGGCGCGGACTCGCGCTGGTGGGCGGCACCGTGCTCGCGCCCTGGGCGATAGGTGCAACCTACATCCAACGCGCCGAGGCGCTCGGACGCGAGACGAAGGATCCGTACCTCGAAGGATTTCCGCAGATCATGCGGGCGCTCGGGCACATCTCGCAGACGGGCCGCTGGAAGACCGCGCTCGAATTGGTCGATCAAGGCGTGGCCACCCTGCGGGAGACTTCGACGGGTGTGAGCTGGGAAGCCGCCCTCGGGTTGGGCATCTCCTTCAAAGCGCTGGAGGCCATGGGCGATCTGGAGGAAATATCGCGCCGTGCCGCGCAGGGGTCCCGCGAATCGGAAGAGCGCGGCGACCTGTTCGCCCAGATCATCGCCGGGCAGTTCGGCGTGCTTTCGCTCATCGCGCGCGGCGACATCGAGACGGCGCGCAAACAGGACCAGCGGCTCTTGCTGCGCTGGTCGCGCGGCGGGTACACGCCCCAGCACTGGTATTCGCTCTTTCTTCGCGTCTATTGCGATTTGTACGAAGGGCAGCTTGGCAGCGCATGGGAGCTTTTCCAGCGCGACTTGCCGCAGATGGAGCGCGCGTACCTGCTCAAGATGCCCATTGCGCGGGCGCCCACGCTCTACCTGTGGGCCCTCTTGCAAGTGGCGCGGGCGCGCACACGGCGAGCCCGGCGCGAGCGCGATGAATTGCTCAAGGAGGCGGAGCAACTCGCGCGCCGGCTCTCCCGCGAGCAACGGCTCGATGGCCCAGTCCATGGCAAGGTCATCGAGGCGGCGGTGGCGGCGGCGCGCGGGCATCTGTCCGACGCGCGCAACCTCTTGGAGCAGTGCCGCGACGAATACCGCAGCATCGACATGGTGGTCATGTCGGCGTGCGCCGAACGGAGGCTGGGTGAGCTCTTCGCCAACGAAGAGCGGCGCCGCGCGGCCGATGCGGAGATCCGCCGGCACGGCATCGCCCAGCCCGAAAACTGGACCGATGCGATGCTGCCGCCGTTCACGTGA